From Syntrophaceae bacterium, one genomic window encodes:
- a CDS encoding carbohydrate kinase → MSEGPFILAIDNGTQSVRALLFDLRGNLVAKSRVLLEPYFSEKPGWAEQDPRYYWDRLCQACHELWRQKAVPKEAIRAAALTTQRCTVINVDREGRPLRPAIVWLDQRRTEGLKPIGGFWGAAFRVAGMTGTAAYLQAEAEANWIKTHQPDIWKKTHKFLFLSGYLTHCLTGHFVDSVSSQVGYVPFDYKRLRWASSWDWKWRILPVEPSMLVDLVPAAQTLGEISPEAAEATGIPAGLPLIAAAADKACEVIGAGCLEPDVACLSYGTTATINTTHRKYLEAIPLIPPYPSAVPGAYSQEIMVYRGYWMVSWFKREFADRELALAMEKGVEPEILLDELLRESPPGAQGLVLQPYWSPGVKVPGPEARGAIIGFGDVHNRAHVYRAILEGVAYALREGKERTEKRSGIPITAIRVAGGGSQSDGAMQLTADIFGLPTARPHIYETSGLGAAIDAAVGAGLHPDFPTAVREMTRVGRVFEPDPATHRLYDELYRRVYCQMYGRLKPLYEEICRIARL, encoded by the coding sequence ATGAGCGAAGGCCCCTTCATCCTTGCCATCGACAACGGAACGCAGAGCGTTCGCGCCCTGCTGTTCGACCTCAGGGGGAACCTGGTCGCCAAGTCGCGGGTTCTTCTGGAGCCGTATTTCTCGGAGAAGCCGGGCTGGGCGGAGCAGGATCCCCGTTATTACTGGGACCGTCTGTGTCAGGCCTGCCATGAGCTGTGGAGGCAGAAGGCCGTTCCGAAGGAAGCCATTCGGGCCGCTGCCCTGACCACGCAGCGGTGCACGGTGATCAACGTCGACCGGGAAGGACGGCCGCTCCGGCCCGCCATCGTCTGGCTGGACCAGCGGCGCACCGAGGGGCTCAAACCCATCGGCGGCTTCTGGGGTGCCGCCTTCCGCGTCGCCGGCATGACCGGGACCGCCGCCTATCTGCAGGCGGAGGCCGAGGCCAACTGGATCAAGACCCACCAGCCGGACATCTGGAAAAAGACGCACAAGTTCCTCTTCCTGTCGGGATATCTCACCCATTGCCTGACGGGACACTTCGTGGACTCCGTGAGCAGCCAGGTGGGATACGTTCCCTTCGACTACAAGCGGCTGCGCTGGGCGTCTTCGTGGGACTGGAAATGGCGGATCCTGCCGGTGGAGCCCTCCATGCTGGTGGATCTCGTTCCCGCCGCCCAGACCCTGGGAGAGATTTCCCCGGAGGCCGCGGAGGCGACGGGCATCCCGGCGGGCCTTCCCCTCATCGCCGCAGCGGCCGACAAGGCCTGCGAGGTGATCGGGGCGGGCTGCCTGGAACCGGATGTCGCCTGCCTGAGCTACGGGACGACCGCCACCATCAACACGACCCACCGGAAATACCTGGAGGCCATTCCGTTGATCCCGCCCTATCCCTCGGCCGTTCCGGGGGCCTACAGCCAGGAGATCATGGTGTATCGGGGCTATTGGATGGTGAGCTGGTTCAAGCGCGAGTTTGCCGACCGCGAGCTTGCCCTGGCCATGGAGAAGGGCGTGGAGCCCGAGATTCTGTTAGACGAGCTGCTCCGGGAGTCACCCCCGGGGGCGCAGGGGCTGGTGCTCCAGCCTTACTGGTCGCCGGGCGTCAAGGTTCCCGGCCCGGAAGCGAGGGGCGCCATCATCGGTTTCGGTGACGTACACAACCGGGCCCATGTCTATCGGGCCATCCTGGAGGGCGTTGCCTATGCGCTCCGGGAGGGGAAGGAGCGGACGGAAAAGCGGAGCGGCATTCCCATCACGGCCATTCGGGTTGCCGGAGGCGGCTCCCAGAGCGACGGGGCCATGCAGCTGACGGCGGACATCTTCGGTCTGCCCACGGCGAGGCCCCACATCTACGAGACATCGGGCCTCGGTGCCGCCATCGACGCCGCCGTCGGCGCGGGATTGCATCCCGATTTCCCGACGGCGGTCCGGGAAATGACCCGGGTAGGCCGGGTCTTCGAACCCGATCCCGCCACCCATCGCCTTTACGACGAGCTTTACCGGCGCGTCTACTGCCAGATGTACGGGCGGCTGAAGCCGCTCTACGAGGAAATCTGCAGGATAGCCCGGCTCTGA
- a CDS encoding HIT domain-containing protein — protein sequence MDVQFAPWRMAYIKGEKAKGCVFCKEEAREDDLLLWEGTTCLVMLNRYPYNNGHLLVMPVRHVANIEDLTGEEKTELFDLLDRSVRVLRDALGPEGINIGINLGRAAGAGVEDHLHIHVVPRWSGDTNSMTVVGGIRIIPDSLTGTRDELKPRFEKAASGGVR from the coding sequence ATGGACGTTCAGTTTGCCCCCTGGCGAATGGCCTATATCAAGGGAGAAAAGGCGAAAGGGTGCGTCTTCTGCAAAGAGGAGGCCCGCGAGGACGATCTTCTGCTCTGGGAGGGAACGACATGCCTCGTGATGCTGAACCGCTATCCCTACAACAACGGGCACCTGCTGGTGATGCCGGTCCGCCATGTCGCAAACATCGAGGACCTGACGGGAGAGGAAAAAACGGAGCTGTTCGATCTGCTGGACCGCTCCGTGCGGGTCCTCCGGGATGCCCTCGGTCCGGAGGGGATCAACATCGGCATCAACCTGGGCCGGGCGGCCGGCGCCGGCGTGGAGGACCACCTGCATATCCACGTGGTTCCCCGCTGGTCGGGAGACACGAATTCCATGACGGTGGTGGGCGGAATCCGGATCATTCCGGACAGCCTTACCGGGACCCGGGACGAATTGAAGCCCCGTTTTGAAAAAGCCGCTTCCGGAGGCGTGAGATGA
- a CDS encoding LapA family protein — translation MKVVYIVLVLLFVLLVVTFSLQNQTDVVIQYYDLIPKVSIATYMIIFLSFLVGVIFTGFLGVIERFQLNRTITRLNKQIRELRREIRASEAPPVIEEGNPESKP, via the coding sequence ATGAAGGTAGTCTATATAGTCCTCGTCCTGCTGTTTGTGCTCCTGGTTGTCACCTTTTCGCTGCAGAATCAGACGGACGTGGTCATTCAATACTACGACCTGATTCCGAAAGTCTCGATCGCAACGTATATGATCATCTTCCTGTCTTTCCTCGTGGGCGTCATCTTCACGGGATTCCTTGGGGTCATCGAGCGCTTCCAGCTCAACCGCACGATCACAAGGCTCAACAAGCAGATCCGGGAACTGCGGCGGGAGATCCGGGCCAGCGAGGCCCCACCGGTCATCGAGGAGGGGAACCCCGAGAGCAAGCCGTAA
- a CDS encoding diguanylate cyclase: protein MSDRHDRVYVPGASREGETAESTFRPPAATSSQKRRIESRAVSSGPLNELIIHCLPDGTLTFVNDSFCSCFSRSPGDLIGRSVYDLIPEESRELARSQHESLTPEQPAITTEYRIAVGNEIYCHQWSFIALFDGEQNLAGYHAVGRDITEQLKMEQALLENEERLRFLVENMGDILWTQGLDLKTTYVSPSIFRVLGYTPEERYQQTVEEQITPESLKVAFERLAHELEIDGQPGVDPDRSVTIEMEYYHKNGSVLWIENVMRGIRNENGEIIALQGMSRDITKRRQMEAALRESVQRLEELSITDNLTGLYNQRHFYNSLGLEMTRSQRYCRSLSLMMIDIDDFKVFNDTYGHMEGDRVIERLGAAIRRCTRKSDIACRYGGEEFVVLLPETTAYQAAVMAERMRADFRAHAFRPRNGETVHKTISIGISQCETEEESRSFITRADSLMYEAKRHGKDRVCLSLANQEQPRRRQAGAGMTSLKREGGGVMIPDRQEAVSLLEAHVTDERMLAHSYASEAVMRSLARRLGKNEDLWAMAGLLHDLDIERVGGDLTRHGIEAERILRERGYDPEMIDAILRHNETASKLPRKTDFHHALAAGETITGLITATALVQPDRKVASVKVKSVVKRMKEKAFAASVRRENILECETIGIPLPEFVELSLAAMCSVQEKIGL, encoded by the coding sequence ATGAGCGACCGACATGACAGAGTCTACGTCCCGGGAGCTTCCCGGGAAGGGGAGACTGCGGAATCGACCTTCCGGCCGCCGGCCGCGACAAGCTCCCAAAAACGACGGATCGAGAGCCGTGCCGTTTCCTCGGGACCGCTAAACGAACTCATCATCCACTGCCTCCCCGACGGCACCCTCACCTTTGTCAACGATTCCTTCTGCTCCTGCTTTTCCAGGTCTCCGGGGGACCTGATCGGGCGAAGCGTCTACGACCTGATCCCGGAGGAAAGTCGGGAGCTCGCACGGTCGCAGCACGAGTCCCTGACACCGGAACAACCGGCCATCACGACAGAGTACCGGATCGCCGTCGGCAACGAAATTTACTGCCACCAGTGGTCGTTCATCGCCCTCTTCGACGGGGAACAGAATCTTGCCGGCTACCACGCAGTGGGGCGGGACATCACGGAGCAGCTGAAAATGGAGCAGGCCCTCCTGGAAAACGAGGAGAGGCTCCGTTTCCTCGTAGAGAACATGGGAGACATCCTGTGGACGCAGGGGCTGGACCTGAAGACGACGTACGTGAGCCCGTCGATATTCCGCGTCCTCGGCTATACCCCGGAGGAGCGCTACCAGCAGACCGTCGAGGAGCAGATCACTCCGGAATCCCTGAAAGTGGCCTTCGAGCGTCTGGCCCACGAGCTCGAGATCGACGGTCAGCCCGGCGTCGATCCGGACCGGTCCGTAACGATCGAAATGGAGTATTACCACAAAAACGGCTCCGTCCTCTGGATCGAGAACGTGATGCGGGGCATCCGCAATGAAAACGGGGAAATCATCGCCCTGCAGGGCATGTCCAGGGACATCACAAAGCGCCGGCAGATGGAGGCTGCCCTGCGGGAGAGCGTCCAGCGCCTGGAGGAGTTGAGCATTACCGACAACCTGACGGGGCTTTACAACCAGCGGCACTTCTACAACTCGCTGGGCCTGGAAATGACGCGCTCCCAGCGTTACTGCAGGTCCCTCTCCCTCATGATGATCGACATCGACGATTTCAAGGTCTTCAACGACACCTACGGTCACATGGAGGGAGATCGCGTCATCGAGCGGCTGGGTGCCGCGATCCGCCGGTGCACCCGGAAATCCGACATCGCCTGCCGCTACGGAGGCGAGGAGTTCGTGGTTCTCCTGCCGGAAACGACGGCCTACCAGGCCGCCGTCATGGCCGAACGGATGCGGGCGGACTTCCGGGCCCATGCCTTCCGGCCCCGGAACGGTGAAACGGTTCACAAGACCATCAGCATCGGCATCTCCCAGTGCGAGACGGAGGAGGAATCCCGATCCTTCATCACCCGGGCCGATTCGCTCATGTACGAGGCAAAACGCCATGGGAAAGACCGGGTCTGCCTGTCATTGGCAAATCAAGAACAGCCCCGGCGGCGGCAGGCCGGTGCAGGCATGACGTCTCTCAAAAGGGAAGGAGGCGGAGTCATGATCCCGGACCGTCAAGAGGCCGTTTCTTTGCTGGAAGCTCACGTCACGGACGAGCGGATGCTCGCCCACAGCTACGCCTCCGAGGCGGTGATGCGCTCCCTGGCCCGTCGCCTGGGTAAAAATGAAGACCTGTGGGCCATGGCGGGCCTGCTTCACGACCTGGATATCGAACGAGTGGGGGGCGATCTGACCCGCCACGGCATCGAGGCGGAGAGGATCCTTCGCGAACGGGGATACGATCCGGAGATGATCGACGCCATTCTCCGGCATAACGAGACGGCCTCGAAGCTCCCGCGGAAGACGGATTTCCATCACGCCCTGGCGGCCGGCGAAACGATCACCGGCCTCATCACTGCGACGGCCCTGGTCCAGCCGGACCGGAAGGTGGCAAGCGTCAAGGTGAAATCGGTGGTGAAGCGGATGAAGGAGAAGGCCTTTGCGGCCTCCGTCCGGCGGGAGAACATCCTGGAATGCGAGACAATTGGGATCCCGCTTCCCGAGTTCGTCGAACTGTCCCTCGCGGCGATGTGCAGCGTCCAGGAGAAGATCGGGCTGTAA
- a CDS encoding arylesterase, producing MRSRSGDEALSSSTRNAPASATGSRRCRPAPCSASSGPRGRQAFSLVLLFIILLLPAFLVSCGDAERLPRLDSGKTILAFGDSLTAGNGADPGQSYPEILEGLLKIRVIRSGVPGEVSAEGLRRLPTVLAEIKPDLVILCHGGNDLLRRMDTRETARNLRAMISLIREKKAAVVLLAVPAPGPFLNPPALYREIADEMKIPLEERVLKDVLSDGSLKGDLIHPNGKGYAKVAGAVVQLFRKHGAVP from the coding sequence TTGCGTTCCCGTTCTGGTGATGAAGCGCTTTCTTCCTCTACCCGAAATGCCCCCGCCTCCGCAACGGGAAGCCGCCGATGCCGGCCCGCGCCTTGCTCCGCCTCGTCGGGACCGCGGGGACGGCAGGCCTTTTCGCTGGTATTACTCTTTATTATTCTTCTTCTCCCTGCCTTTCTCGTTTCCTGCGGAGACGCGGAACGGCTGCCGCGGCTCGATTCCGGCAAGACGATCCTGGCCTTCGGCGACAGCCTCACCGCCGGCAACGGGGCGGACCCCGGACAGAGCTACCCGGAAATCCTGGAGGGACTCCTGAAGATTCGGGTCATCCGGTCCGGTGTCCCGGGCGAGGTATCTGCGGAAGGACTCCGGAGGCTCCCCACCGTCCTCGCTGAAATAAAACCGGACCTGGTGATTCTTTGTCACGGCGGAAACGACTTGCTCCGGAGGATGGATACCCGCGAGACGGCACGGAATCTGCGCGCCATGATCTCCCTGATCCGGGAAAAAAAGGCGGCGGTGGTCCTGCTGGCCGTTCCGGCGCCGGGGCCTTTCCTGAATCCGCCCGCCCTGTACCGGGAAATCGCCGACGAGATGAAAATTCCCCTGGAGGAGCGAGTGCTGAAGGACGTCCTGTCCGACGGCAGCCTCAAGGGGGACCTGATCCACCCCAACGGAAAAGGATATGCGAAGGTCGCCGGCGCCGTAGTGCAGCTTTTCCGGAAGCACGGCGCCGTTCCTTGA